A DNA window from Maribellus comscasis contains the following coding sequences:
- the dinB gene encoding DNA polymerase IV, with product MSINRKIIHIDMDAFYASVEQRDNPELKGKPVAVGGSSDRGVVAAASYEARKYGVRSALSSRVAKRKCPDLIFVKPRFHRYKEVSNQIREIFFEYTDLVEPLSLDEAYLDVTYAKKGKPSATLIAKEIKQRILEETQLIASAGVSYNKFLAKVASDVNKPNGLFVVTPNEAQAFIDDLEVRKFFGIGKVTAAKLNNMGIWFGRDLKRIDRLELTRLFGKAGNYYYEICRGEDHRQVQPSRERKSVGAEQTFFTDLFEDEELETEMLKIADILWRRYERTKAKAKTLTLKYKYSDFEQHTRSHTVQDYFVSKEQLITESDRLLFSGENFEKGIRLLGLTLSNFIDEQISKPVQLTIKF from the coding sequence TTGTCAATAAACCGTAAAATAATTCACATCGACATGGATGCGTTTTATGCATCTGTTGAACAGCGGGATAACCCTGAGCTGAAAGGAAAACCCGTGGCAGTTGGTGGCTCGAGTGACAGGGGAGTAGTGGCGGCAGCCAGTTATGAAGCCCGGAAATATGGAGTTCGGTCAGCGTTATCTTCCCGGGTGGCCAAAAGGAAATGTCCCGATCTTATTTTTGTAAAACCACGTTTCCATCGGTATAAAGAAGTTTCCAATCAGATTCGGGAGATTTTTTTTGAATATACTGATTTGGTAGAACCACTTTCGCTCGACGAGGCTTATTTGGATGTTACATATGCCAAAAAGGGAAAACCATCGGCAACGCTTATCGCCAAAGAAATAAAACAGCGAATTCTGGAAGAAACACAGTTAATCGCTTCCGCCGGAGTTTCTTATAATAAATTTCTGGCAAAAGTAGCCTCCGATGTAAATAAACCCAACGGGCTTTTTGTGGTTACACCAAACGAAGCACAGGCTTTTATTGATGATTTGGAGGTGCGCAAATTCTTCGGGATAGGAAAAGTTACAGCGGCAAAACTTAATAATATGGGCATTTGGTTTGGCCGTGATCTCAAAAGAATCGACCGACTGGAATTGACGCGTTTATTTGGTAAAGCCGGAAATTACTATTATGAGATTTGCAGGGGAGAGGACCATCGACAAGTGCAGCCTTCAAGAGAGAGAAAATCGGTTGGTGCAGAGCAAACTTTTTTCACCGATTTGTTTGAAGATGAAGAGTTGGAAACCGAAATGCTAAAAATTGCCGATATTTTGTGGCGACGATATGAACGAACAAAAGCCAAAGCAAAAACATTAACACTTAAATACAAATATTCCGATTTTGAACAACACACCAGGAGTCACACGGTTCAGGACTATTTTGTATCCAAAGAGCAGTTAATAACGGAAAGTGACCGGCTTTTATTCTCAGGCGAGAATTTTGAAAAAGGAATACGTTTATTGGGATTAACACTCTCAAATTTTATCGATGAGCAAATTTCAAAACCAGTTCAGTTAACCATTAAATTTTAG
- a CDS encoding alpha/beta hydrolase: MKRIKRFLGILFLLLVVVYVVGPKPPKPELNKNLPSISASLSTVDNYVRKNDEGLTLKTDNESRIFWANDSARERTEYAVLYLHGFSASWYEGYPTHVNFAKHFGFNLYISRLASHGIDTEDPLIDMTPDRIWESAKNALMVARSIGKKVIIMSTSTGGTLALKLAADFPEYVEGLILYSPNIRINNNAAFILSKPWGLQIGRKVNEGKYRVTNQDFDSKECQYWNCRYRVEALVYLQQLVNVTMKKETYKNVTAPVFLGYYYKDENNQDKTVRVSAMLKMFEQLGTTPDRKVSKAFPEAGDHVIACELTSECVNEVLNETIRFGEDVMNLK; encoded by the coding sequence ATGAAACGAATTAAACGTTTTTTAGGAATTTTGTTCCTGCTGCTTGTTGTAGTTTATGTTGTAGGCCCCAAACCACCCAAGCCGGAATTAAACAAAAATTTACCCTCCATTTCTGCAAGTTTATCAACTGTTGATAATTATGTCCGGAAAAATGATGAGGGACTTACTTTAAAAACAGACAATGAATCCCGTATATTCTGGGCAAACGACTCTGCCCGTGAAAGAACAGAATATGCAGTATTATATCTTCACGGTTTTTCAGCATCGTGGTATGAAGGGTATCCTACTCATGTAAATTTTGCAAAACATTTTGGATTTAATTTATACATTTCGCGTCTTGCTTCACATGGTATTGATACCGAAGATCCTTTGATCGATATGACTCCTGATCGGATTTGGGAATCAGCGAAAAATGCATTGATGGTGGCGCGAAGTATTGGGAAAAAAGTGATAATAATGAGCACTTCAACAGGTGGAACATTGGCTTTGAAATTGGCGGCTGATTTTCCTGAGTATGTCGAAGGTTTAATTTTGTATTCTCCAAATATCAGGATAAATAATAATGCTGCATTTATTTTATCAAAACCCTGGGGGCTGCAAATAGGAAGAAAAGTAAATGAAGGAAAATACCGGGTTACAAATCAGGATTTTGATTCAAAAGAATGCCAGTACTGGAATTGCAGATACAGAGTGGAAGCGTTGGTTTATTTGCAACAACTGGTAAACGTAACCATGAAAAAGGAAACCTATAAAAATGTTACGGCTCCTGTTTTTCTGGGATACTATTATAAGGATGAAAACAACCAGGATAAAACGGTCAGGGTAAGTGCGATGTTAAAGATGTTTGAACAGTTGGGGACTACCCCGGATAGAAAAGTCAGCAAGGCTTTTCCCGAAGCAGGCGATCATGTTATTGCCTGCGAGCTGACTTCAGAATGTGTTAATGAGGTTTTGAACGAAACCATCAGATTTGGAGAAGATGTTATGAATTTAAAATAA
- the asnB gene encoding asparagine synthase B — MCGIIGAFDLKTDAQTLRPSVLEMSKKVRHRGPDWSGIYCGDKAIIAHERLSIVDPESGGQPLYSKDGKLILGVNGEIYNHREIRKRYEGKYDFLTGSDCEVILALYRDKKEKFLDEMNGIFAFALYDEEEDAYLIARDHIGIIPLYMGWDKFGNFYVGSELKSLEGYCTKIQEFPPAHYLYSKDGEVKRWYSRTWTEYENVKDNPADIGELAKSLEDAVHRQLMSDVPYGVLLSGGLDSSITSALAKKYSGKRVEDGDEKDAWWPQLHSFVIGLEGSPDLAAAKKVADYIGTVHHEIHYTIQEGLDAIRDVIYHIETYDVTTVRASTPMYMLARVIKSMGIKMVLTGEGADEIFGGYLYFHKAPNAEEFHNESVRKVSRLHQYDCLRANKSLAAWGVEGRVPFLDKEFIDVAMRFNPEQKMAKDGKMEKWCLRKGFENILPESVAWRQKEQFSDGVGYGWIDTLKKIASEQVTNEMMANAKYRFPVNTPMNKEEYMYRSIFSEHFPSDQAASCVPSVPSIACSTETALLWDAAFQGNADPSGRAVSTVHSKGAVFDDIKK; from the coding sequence ATGTGTGGAATTATAGGCGCGTTTGACTTAAAAACTGACGCTCAGACTTTGAGACCAAGTGTTTTGGAGATGTCGAAAAAAGTTCGTCATCGCGGACCCGACTGGTCAGGAATTTATTGTGGTGATAAAGCGATAATTGCCCATGAGAGACTTTCCATTGTTGATCCCGAATCGGGAGGACAACCACTGTATAGTAAGGATGGAAAATTAATTTTAGGAGTAAATGGCGAAATTTATAATCACCGTGAGATTCGTAAAAGATATGAAGGGAAATATGATTTTCTTACCGGTTCTGATTGTGAAGTGATTCTGGCTTTGTATCGTGATAAAAAGGAAAAATTTTTGGATGAAATGAACGGAATTTTTGCTTTTGCTTTATACGACGAAGAAGAAGATGCTTATTTAATTGCACGCGATCATATTGGAATTATTCCATTGTATATGGGGTGGGACAAATTTGGTAATTTTTATGTTGGATCTGAGCTGAAATCGTTAGAGGGGTATTGCACAAAAATTCAGGAATTTCCGCCTGCGCACTATTTGTATAGTAAAGATGGAGAAGTGAAGCGTTGGTACAGCAGAACGTGGACAGAGTATGAAAATGTAAAAGATAATCCGGCAGATATAGGTGAGTTGGCCAAGTCGCTTGAGGATGCAGTTCATCGTCAGTTGATGTCGGACGTTCCCTATGGAGTTCTGCTTTCGGGAGGGCTAGATTCGTCAATAACTTCGGCACTGGCAAAAAAGTATTCTGGTAAAAGAGTCGAAGATGGAGATGAAAAAGATGCATGGTGGCCTCAATTGCATTCGTTTGTAATTGGCCTGGAAGGATCTCCGGATCTGGCGGCAGCAAAAAAAGTTGCAGATTATATTGGTACTGTTCACCACGAAATCCATTATACAATACAGGAAGGTTTGGATGCCATTCGGGATGTGATTTATCATATTGAAACCTATGATGTAACTACTGTGCGTGCATCAACTCCAATGTATATGCTTGCTCGTGTAATCAAATCGATGGGGATAAAGATGGTGCTTACCGGCGAAGGAGCTGATGAGATTTTTGGTGGCTATCTGTATTTTCACAAAGCACCAAATGCAGAAGAGTTTCATAATGAAAGTGTGAGGAAGGTAAGCAGATTGCATCAGTACGATTGTTTGCGTGCAAATAAATCCCTGGCTGCATGGGGGGTTGAGGGTCGTGTGCCTTTTTTAGATAAAGAGTTTATTGATGTGGCGATGCGTTTTAATCCGGAGCAAAAAATGGCAAAGGATGGTAAGATGGAAAAATGGTGCCTGAGGAAAGGTTTTGAAAACATTTTGCCGGAAAGCGTTGCATGGAGGCAAAAAGAACAATTCTCTGATGGTGTTGGATATGGATGGATTGACACGTTGAAAAAAATTGCAAGCGAGCAGGTTACCAATGAAATGATGGCTAATGCGAAGTATCGTTTTCCGGTAAATACGCCGATGAATAAAGAAGAGTATATGTATCGGTCAATTTTTAGTGAACATTTCCCGTCCGATCAGGCGGCATCATGTGTTCCCTCTGTTCCGTCAATCGCGTGTAGTACTGAAACTGCTTTGCTTTGGGATGCAGCTTTTCAGGGAAATGCAGATCCTTCAGGCCGCGCTGTAAGTACTGTTCATTCAAAAGGAGCAGTATTTGATGATATTAAAAAGTAA
- a CDS encoding glutamine amidotransferase-related protein — translation MNDLKNILIINSAEPGITAFTVPLEKIVQKAELNATTIEYKDCINFNPEKTKGVIISGSPQGNDIVEHHLPYFEWLKNYKHPILGICAGHHITAFMNGAKILRSEEPESGDFTVNIIRDDELLINLPNELRVKQMHNDSVTLPDNFDLLATSITCKNQLMRHKKYQWYTCQFHPEYYNHDLIKNFLEICKKNAV, via the coding sequence ATGAATGATTTAAAGAATATTTTAATTATAAACAGCGCAGAACCCGGAATCACAGCATTCACTGTCCCGTTGGAAAAAATTGTCCAGAAAGCGGAGCTTAACGCTACAACGATAGAATACAAGGATTGTATAAACTTCAATCCCGAAAAAACAAAAGGCGTTATTATTTCAGGATCGCCACAAGGGAACGACATTGTAGAACACCATCTCCCCTATTTTGAATGGTTAAAAAATTACAAACACCCCATTTTGGGTATATGCGCTGGTCATCACATTACAGCTTTTATGAATGGCGCAAAAATACTGAGAAGCGAAGAACCGGAATCAGGTGATTTTACAGTCAATATTATCAGAGACGATGAGTTACTAATCAACCTCCCAAATGAACTCAGAGTAAAACAAATGCACAACGATTCAGTAACACTACCTGACAACTTTGATTTACTGGCTACATCGATAACATGTAAAAACCAGCTAATGAGACATAAAAAATATCAGTGGTATACCTGCCAGTTTCATCCGGAGTACTACAACCACGACCTCATAAAAAATTTCCTGGAAATATGTAAAAAAAATGCCGTCTGA
- a CDS encoding TlpA disulfide reductase family protein: protein MKKLWILVLGGVIFACTQQKGFEITVDIGGAEGQMLLEQRGTDAWISVDTADVVDGVAVLKGEVERPGDYYLSILGQRNKMLIFVENSKMTVTGAVDSLDNVLVTGSKTHDEYKGIDNQIKELSNEYMALYQQSRESLMQRDTAKAEELMDKVNEIYESANQLQEDFIKNNPGSYVTPYFISNVQYSKDLDELVEMVDALDPKLDSVPGIIRLKERIDKLKTVAVGQVAPDFTQNDPDGNPVRFSDVYSQNELTLLDFWAAWCGPCRAENPNVVSVYNSYKDEGFSVFGVSLDRTKEDWQKAIKDDGLTWQHVSDLSYWQNSAAQLYAVNSIPSSLLVDKNGKIIAKNKRGEELRKVVAEFLE from the coding sequence ATGAAGAAACTTTGGATTTTGGTTTTAGGGGGTGTGATTTTTGCCTGCACTCAGCAAAAAGGTTTTGAGATAACAGTGGATATTGGCGGCGCAGAAGGACAAATGCTGTTGGAACAACGTGGAACTGATGCCTGGATTTCTGTTGATACTGCAGATGTTGTTGACGGTGTGGCGGTGTTGAAAGGAGAAGTGGAAAGACCGGGAGATTATTACCTGTCAATTTTGGGACAAAGAAATAAGATGTTGATTTTTGTTGAGAATTCGAAAATGACGGTAACAGGAGCTGTTGATTCATTAGATAATGTTTTGGTAACAGGTTCAAAAACGCACGATGAATATAAAGGAATCGATAATCAGATAAAGGAGCTTTCTAATGAATATATGGCGCTTTATCAGCAGTCGCGGGAATCGTTAATGCAGCGCGATACAGCAAAAGCTGAAGAATTGATGGACAAGGTAAACGAGATTTATGAAAGTGCAAATCAACTGCAGGAAGATTTTATTAAAAATAATCCGGGTTCATATGTAACACCTTATTTTATTTCAAATGTTCAGTATTCAAAAGATTTGGATGAGTTGGTTGAGATGGTTGACGCATTGGATCCGAAGTTGGACTCAGTGCCGGGTATTATTCGTCTGAAAGAGCGGATAGATAAACTAAAAACGGTTGCTGTTGGTCAAGTTGCACCTGATTTTACCCAAAACGATCCGGACGGAAACCCGGTGCGTTTTTCTGATGTATATTCGCAAAATGAATTGACACTTCTTGATTTTTGGGCCGCTTGGTGTGGTCCGTGCAGAGCGGAAAATCCCAATGTCGTTTCAGTGTACAACTCTTATAAAGATGAAGGGTTTAGTGTTTTCGGAGTTTCGTTGGACAGAACAAAGGAGGATTGGCAGAAGGCTATCAAAGACGATGGTTTGACCTGGCAACATGTTTCTGATCTGTCATACTGGCAAAATTCGGCTGCACAACTGTATGCTGTAAATTCAATTCCGTCTAGTTTGTTAGTAGACAAGAATGGAAAGATAATCGCAAAAAATAAAAGGGGGGAAGAACTAAGAAAAGTGGTTGCTGAATTTCTGGAATAA
- a CDS encoding DMT family transporter, producing MQQYFGEIAGILTAVFWTVTSLAFESAGKKVGSLAVNLIRLVIAFFFIGFYSWFSRGFFFPSDATVFQWKWLILSGLVGFVIGDLLLFQAFVVIGARISMLMMALAPPFTAFIGWLILKETLTLSNWLGMMVTMAGIVLVILKREKTEQNGEIIRKLKSGYSVQGILLAVGGAMGQAAGLVLSKKGMGNYDAFSASQIRVLAGVAGFSVLFVFMKRWPRVWAALKHAPAMKRITLGAFFGPFLGVSFSLLAVQHTEAGVAATLMAISPVLIIAPSVIWFGEKVNWKEILGALITVGGVALFFL from the coding sequence ATGCAACAATATTTTGGTGAAATAGCGGGTATCCTGACTGCCGTTTTTTGGACGGTAACAAGTTTGGCATTTGAATCGGCAGGAAAGAAAGTGGGCTCTTTGGCCGTCAATTTAATCCGGCTGGTAATAGCCTTCTTTTTTATTGGTTTTTACAGTTGGTTTTCCCGTGGTTTTTTCTTTCCCTCAGATGCTACTGTTTTCCAGTGGAAATGGTTAATTCTCTCAGGCTTGGTTGGTTTTGTTATTGGTGATTTGCTTTTGTTTCAGGCATTTGTAGTTATTGGAGCCCGTATTTCGATGTTGATGATGGCGCTTGCGCCACCTTTTACAGCGTTTATTGGCTGGCTTATATTGAAAGAAACTCTAACGCTGTCAAACTGGTTGGGAATGATGGTTACAATGGCTGGAATTGTACTTGTTATTTTGAAAAGAGAAAAAACAGAACAGAACGGAGAGATTATTCGAAAGTTAAAATCGGGTTATTCTGTCCAGGGAATTCTGCTGGCCGTGGGAGGTGCCATGGGGCAGGCGGCAGGTTTGGTTTTGAGTAAAAAAGGAATGGGAAATTACGATGCCTTTTCTGCTTCGCAAATCCGAGTTTTAGCGGGAGTTGCCGGATTTTCAGTTTTGTTTGTTTTTATGAAACGGTGGCCGCGTGTCTGGGCCGCGTTAAAACATGCTCCGGCAATGAAAAGAATAACACTTGGTGCATTTTTTGGCCCGTTTTTGGGGGTCTCTTTTTCTCTTCTTGCAGTTCAACATACAGAGGCAGGTGTGGCAGCAACTTTAATGGCAATTTCGCCGGTTCTTATTATTGCTCCTTCTGTTATTTGGTTTGGTGAAAAAGTAAATTGGAAAGAAATTTTAGGTGCCCTTATTACTGTTGGCGGTGTGGCATTGTTTTTTCTTTAA
- a CDS encoding DUF5522 domain-containing protein, with product MGYFDDIFGNDLGFNSDLTEGVDFYLENGYRVMTERYLINRGYCCSNGCRHCPYWPKAQKGNTNLRTGLKRG from the coding sequence ATGGGGTATTTTGACGATATTTTTGGTAATGATTTGGGCTTCAACAGCGATTTAACAGAAGGTGTTGATTTTTATCTGGAAAATGGTTACCGTGTAATGACAGAACGTTATCTGATTAACCGTGGTTATTGTTGTTCGAATGGTTGCAGACACTGTCCTTACTGGCCAAAAGCTCAGAAGGGAAATACAAATTTACGTACCGGTTTAAAAAGAGGATAA
- the fmt gene encoding methionyl-tRNA formyltransferase yields MKGKELRIVFMGTPDFAVASLHALVEGGYNVVGVVTAPDKPAGRGKKLAESAVKKYAIDKGLNVLQPDKFKNPVFLEELRTLEADLQVVVAFRMLPEVVWAMPRFGTFNLHGSLLPQYRGAAPLNWAVINGENKTGVTTFLLDQQIDTGKILFKREIEIGENDTVGEVHDRLMEIGAQLVVETVNAIAEEGIQPVSQSELIEESEIKHAPKIFKEDCKINWEKSTESVRNLIRGLSPYPAAWTILVNKETGDEWQTKIFFAQRSEKENSAEPGTIRIDGKTFLAVSCYDGWLEITDLQIAGKKRMKTGDFLRGFQQIDECKFK; encoded by the coding sequence ATGAAAGGAAAAGAGCTTCGTATTGTTTTTATGGGAACACCCGATTTTGCTGTGGCAAGTTTACACGCTCTGGTTGAAGGCGGTTATAATGTTGTTGGTGTTGTTACTGCTCCGGATAAACCTGCAGGAAGAGGGAAGAAACTGGCAGAGTCGGCTGTAAAAAAATATGCAATTGACAAGGGATTAAATGTGTTACAACCCGATAAATTTAAAAATCCTGTCTTTTTGGAAGAATTAAGGACCCTGGAAGCCGATTTGCAGGTTGTTGTTGCTTTTCGGATGCTGCCTGAAGTAGTTTGGGCAATGCCCCGTTTTGGGACATTTAATTTGCATGGTTCATTGTTGCCGCAATACAGGGGAGCGGCTCCTTTAAACTGGGCAGTTATAAATGGTGAAAATAAAACAGGTGTTACTACATTTTTGCTGGATCAGCAGATAGATACCGGAAAAATTTTGTTTAAGCGCGAAATTGAAATTGGAGAAAATGATACAGTCGGAGAGGTTCATGATCGCCTGATGGAAATCGGAGCCCAGCTGGTGGTGGAAACGGTAAATGCAATTGCAGAAGAAGGCATTCAGCCTGTTTCACAATCGGAGTTGATTGAAGAAAGTGAAATAAAACACGCACCTAAAATTTTTAAAGAAGATTGTAAAATTAATTGGGAAAAAAGTACAGAGTCAGTCCGAAATTTGATTCGTGGCTTATCGCCTTATCCGGCCGCATGGACCATACTTGTTAACAAAGAAACAGGTGATGAGTGGCAAACAAAAATATTTTTTGCACAAAGAAGTGAAAAAGAGAATTCAGCTGAACCGGGTACTATAAGAATCGATGGAAAAACGTTTTTGGCTGTGTCTTGTTATGATGGATGGCTGGAAATTACCGATTTGCAGATTGCCGGTAAAAAGCGGATGAAAACAGGCGATTTTTTAAGGGGTTTTCAGCAAATTGACGAATGTAAATTCAAATAA
- a CDS encoding DUF6249 domain-containing protein, whose product MNVMGDVLIPAVVFFGMYHIIKLISEHLLKRKLIKAEQYDKAGILEPPKSVSEEGNKYPSLKWGLVALMSGLGFIIIEVMRLVNPNLIDYHNAVLPIGILLVFVSLGFLIYFFIMNGRKKQ is encoded by the coding sequence ATGAATGTAATGGGAGATGTTTTAATACCTGCAGTAGTTTTTTTCGGAATGTATCACATCATTAAACTAATTTCTGAACACCTGCTAAAAAGAAAACTGATTAAAGCGGAACAATATGACAAAGCTGGAATTCTGGAACCACCAAAATCTGTTTCGGAAGAAGGGAACAAGTATCCGTCTTTAAAGTGGGGATTGGTTGCCTTAATGAGCGGGCTGGGATTTATCATCATCGAAGTAATGCGCCTGGTCAATCCAAATTTAATCGACTATCACAATGCTGTTTTGCCTATTGGAATTTTGCTGGTATTTGTTTCTTTGGGCTTCCTTATTTATTTCTTTATTATGAACGGGAGGAAAAAACAGTAG
- a CDS encoding RNA polymerase sigma factor, with protein sequence MNDTELVQQVLSGNENAFRFLVAKHERLVLHVVGRIIQSQDDVKDVCQEVFIKVFRKLKRFRGDSRLSTWIATIAYNTSISHVRKQTRQAEHSYDEQPALISGEQDTSPNQKIVEKEEVKKFLLQLIEELPVHYRTVLTLFHLEEFSYREIEQITGMPEGTIKSYLSRARKILKEKLEQVAKNEKTNIFVHYAE encoded by the coding sequence ATGAATGATACAGAACTGGTTCAACAGGTTTTAAGTGGAAATGAAAATGCTTTCCGCTTTTTGGTCGCAAAGCACGAAAGGCTTGTTTTGCATGTTGTTGGGCGTATTATTCAATCGCAGGACGATGTAAAGGATGTTTGCCAGGAAGTGTTTATTAAAGTGTTTCGGAAACTGAAACGTTTCAGGGGTGATTCGCGGCTTTCAACCTGGATTGCTACAATAGCATATAATACAAGTATTTCGCATGTCAGAAAACAAACACGACAGGCGGAACATTCGTATGATGAGCAACCTGCACTAATTTCAGGGGAACAGGATACATCGCCAAACCAGAAAATAGTAGAAAAGGAAGAGGTTAAAAAATTCCTTTTGCAGTTGATTGAAGAACTTCCGGTGCATTACCGAACTGTATTGACGCTTTTTCATCTGGAAGAATTTTCGTACAGAGAAATTGAGCAAATTACAGGTATGCCGGAAGGTACAATAAAAAGCTATTTGTCGAGGGCCAGGAAAATTTTAAAAGAAAAGCTGGAACAGGTAGCAAAAAATGAAAAAACAAATATTTTTGTACATTATGCGGAATAA
- a CDS encoding glucosaminidase domain-containing protein, which translates to MRNIFLFILFIFTIQSAFSQQSRHDYIAKYQMLAIEEMNRSGIPASITMAQACLESGDGNSELARKSNNHFGIKCKSNWKGKKVYHDDDAKNECFRKYKTVEESFVDHTDFLTNNARYSFLFQLDPTDYKSWARGLKKAGYATAGHYDKTLIKIIEDFKLFRLDYEISFEQIGAYRDNPITNQGISNTLTINPYRAHKVINMNNLDAVVAKEGDTYEIIAQEFDLRNWELYKFNDQPKGYVPLENEVIYIENKKRKASRKDKVHRVETGETMHYISQMYGIKLKPLLRRNDMKKGEQPQPGEVIQLRKKVKK; encoded by the coding sequence ATGAGAAATATATTTTTATTCATTCTATTCATATTTACAATACAATCTGCTTTTTCACAACAATCCCGTCACGATTATATAGCCAAATACCAAATGCTGGCCATCGAAGAAATGAACCGAAGCGGAATTCCGGCAAGTATAACCATGGCGCAGGCTTGTCTTGAATCCGGTGACGGGAACAGTGAACTGGCCCGTAAATCGAATAACCATTTTGGAATTAAATGCAAATCAAACTGGAAAGGGAAAAAAGTATACCACGACGATGATGCCAAAAACGAATGCTTTAGAAAATACAAAACGGTAGAAGAATCGTTTGTTGACCATACTGATTTTTTAACGAATAATGCACGTTATAGTTTCTTATTCCAGCTTGACCCAACCGATTACAAAAGCTGGGCCCGTGGATTAAAAAAAGCCGGCTATGCTACAGCCGGTCATTACGACAAAACACTGATAAAAATTATTGAAGACTTTAAATTATTCAGGCTTGACTATGAAATTTCGTTTGAGCAAATTGGAGCTTACCGGGATAATCCAATTACCAACCAGGGAATCTCAAACACGCTTACAATTAATCCTTACAGGGCACACAAGGTAATAAACATGAATAATTTAGATGCTGTTGTTGCAAAAGAAGGAGATACTTATGAAATCATAGCCCAGGAGTTTGATTTGAGAAATTGGGAACTTTATAAGTTTAACGACCAACCCAAAGGATATGTTCCACTGGAAAATGAAGTAATCTATATTGAAAATAAAAAAAGAAAGGCATCACGAAAAGATAAAGTTCATCGTGTTGAAACGGGAGAAACCATGCACTATATTTCACAAATGTATGGGATAAAACTCAAACCTCTTCTGAGAAGAAACGATATGAAAAAGGGAGAACAACCACAACCCGGAGAAGTGATTCAACTGCGGAAAAAAGTAAAAAAATAA
- a CDS encoding cytidine deaminase, which yields MRKSELRIVHFEFDNIGELQKEDRELVLAARKASKNAYAPYSKFHVGAAIQLENGEIVNGNNQENSAFTSGLCAERTALFYANANFPDVAVKRIAVTAENSSGLVLDPVKPCGSCRQAMVETEMRFQKPIRIILDGDGKILVFDGVDSLLPFAFKPDSLD from the coding sequence ATGCGTAAAAGCGAATTACGGATTGTCCATTTTGAATTTGACAATATAGGGGAGTTGCAGAAAGAGGATAGGGAGTTGGTTTTGGCGGCGCGAAAAGCCTCTAAAAATGCTTATGCACCCTATTCCAAATTTCACGTTGGAGCAGCAATACAACTTGAAAATGGTGAAATTGTAAACGGCAATAACCAGGAGAATTCTGCTTTCACTTCTGGTTTGTGTGCCGAGAGAACGGCGCTTTTTTATGCCAATGCAAATTTTCCGGATGTAGCTGTTAAAAGAATAGCTGTTACCGCAGAGAACAGTTCAGGTCTGGTACTGGATCCGGTTAAACCATGTGGTTCGTGCAGGCAGGCGATGGTTGAAACGGAAATGCGTTTTCAGAAACCTATCCGTATTATCCTCGACGGAGACGGTAAAATTCTTGTTTTTGATGGTGTGGATAGTTTACTTCCGTTTGCTTTTAAACCGGATTCACTGGACTAA